DNA sequence from the bacterium genome:
CCAAAAGCAACCGGCAGAATCTCGTCGTACTCGAACTTCAGGCAAACGCCGATGACGTATCCGAAATCACCGCCAACCTGATCATCAAACGTAATCGTCCAGTTACCGACTGCGTTCTGACCGTCAAATGCGGACAGTGCGTTATCTGGAATCCACGAACCCGTAAACGGTGCCGAACCGGAGGCCACTGCATTCGCAGCTTCATCGTCAAATTCCGTGCAGGTCCAGTTGTCACCGCCGCCGCCGCGATTGTCGGACAGAATGATTTCTGTGCCCAACGGGGACATCAGGCGGATTTCGACGTCGCCGTCAAACGTATGGACAGCGTCGATGCTGACGTTCAAGTCGGTAATCTGGTATTCGATCGGAACGTTGATGGTGAAGCTGTTCACCGTTACGTCAGCGATCGGATAGGTCGTATTGTCGAGAGCCAGAATGCCATGCGAATTCGGGAAGGTTGAGCAGTAGCAAGTGCAAGGATTCGGATCCGGGCAGGTGTTGTCCACGCAGTTGCCGCCGGCCGTCCACGTGCCGCCCAAGGCCGCACATTCGGATTCAAGCGCGTTATCTATGCAGACCGCTTCGTCGCCGCAGAAGCCTTCGCCCTGAAGGACATAGCAGCAGCTACCGCCGCACGGACCACCGTCCGCACAGGTGGTGCTGGCATCAAAATCGCCGCCCAGCAATTCACACTCGGCAGCCGTCACATCCGCACAAGCAGGAGCGCCCGTCGGATCGGTGTAGCAGCAGCGGCCAAGAGGTGAACAGTTGATGGCACCCGTGCACGGAACGCCGTCACTAACGATGGAAAGTTCGTAGTTGCCGTTTCCTGAGCCCCAACCGTCAACCACGACGTAATAGACAGAACCGGCATTCGAGCAGAATCTGGCGGTCGAACGGAGGCCGCTGAATGAACACGTTGCATCGTCATTACCTGCGACGCAGTTCAAAGCGCTGCACTCGCCGCAGAAGACTGCGATCTGAGTGTCATAGCTCGTACCCGGATTGCAAAGCGAAACGGTAATGGTCGTGCCATCGCCGACAATGCTGTACCACTTATCCGGCGCCGTGTTGGAACCTTCATAAGGATCCGTCGAACCCAATGCGCACTGGAAGCCCGGATCGTTGTCAACGCCGCCGGTCGTCGTGCCGGCATAGTTCGCACCAATTCCGACCGCAACTGCAGACGCGCAGTCTGAACCTCCAGGAACTGTCAACGGACACGGATTGGCCGCACACGTTGCCGTCGCTGACCACGTGCCGCCAAGGGTCGTGCAAAGCAGCTGCGTTACTTGCGCACAGTCGTTGCCGTTGTTGTAGCAGCAGCGGCCCGTCGGGCAAGGATTGTCGACACAATTCTGGCCGGCTGTCCACACACCGCCCAACGCGTTACATTCAAGCTGAATGTTCGTCGCGCATTGATCTGCACCATTGGCAACATAGCAGCAACGGCCGGTCGGACACGGATTAGCTGTACACGTGGTGTTTGCACCACCCCACTGTCCACCCAACAGAGCACATTCGTCACCCGTGAGTTCAGCACAGGCACCAACACCACCGTCGAGATAACAGCAACGGCCGCTCGGAGCAACAAGCGGCGGCAAGAACCAAACCGCACGGCCTGTTAGGTTACCGGCGATGTTCGCTGTCGTTGAGCAGTAATACGTCAACGCGTTGCCAGCACCAACGCCCTGGATGGCAACCGTCGGAGAAGGCTCCGTCGTTGAAGTACCATAGCGGTTCAAATCAAGATACTGCAACTTTATCTTGCCGTCAGGATAAAGAATCGCCTGGAATGTGTACACATGCATGAAGGATGGGGAGAATCGGCCAACCGAATCCCACTGGACGATAACGTGTGTTCCAAAATCCTGGAAGTAAACGCCACCAGAGTCACTCACCGTTCCGAAAGCTCCGGTTCCGCCGCGACGCGAGTCAAGGTCTTCCCAGAACGCCATTACCGCAGGACCACGAGCCGCTGAAGGCAGCGCACAAGTGTTCGAAAACGCTGTAGCAGCAACTGTAAACTGAATCAAACCGTCGGTCGTCACGTTGGCACCCGTGTAGCCCGAGCCGTAGAAGGGGAAGTTGAAGCTGAACGCAACAGGGTTCGTGCCGCCGTCTGCATTGCTGGCTGCGGCGAGGAGAGTTCCCGTCCCCGAAATTTCTTGCCAGGCAAACGTCGCCGTATCTGGCGCTTGATTATCCAACCAAGTGTACCCGTATGCATCCGGTCCACCTACCGCGTCAATTGCGCCGTCGCCGCCCGCTTCACGATCAAGACCCAAGTAGTCAATAACCGCGGCCTTCTCGGCTTCGGTCATGTCCAGACCTTCTTCGTAAAGCATCAAAGCCTTTTCGAGGTCAACAACCTCGGCCTGTTTCAAAACAGGAGTTTCTTTCACGTCAGATTTGCCAGCAAAGGCCACCGAAATGACCACTGCCAGCATCATACAGACCGCACAAAGCTTCTTCATACTGTCTTCCCTCTGCTAATTTTAGGTTTTCCCATTGGTTCCCACGAATTCAAGATATACGCAAAACATATCTAATATATTCCATACACTGCCAGTTTGCAAACCTCCGTCCGCCGTCTAAAAAATTTTCTCAATTTTAGCGCTTGGGGCACCTATATTTTAATTATTGTTTTAACATAAATTTATGAACTAACAAAACCCTCGCATTCTGCAAGCTACCGGCAAACGAGAGGACTCCTTGTTCGCTTGCACCTGCTTTCAACCGAAATCTACCCGCTTGGCCTCGAAATTGCGCCTAAGTTCACATTCAGCCTTGACTTTCATAACCCAAATGGTTAGTTTTGAATGCTGAATCCTGTGTGCACGATTCATCAGCATTGAATCTAAGTTCAGCTAATTTTTAACTTGCGGCCAAACTCCTCTGGTCATCGCCGCATGTCCAATCCCATATCATATGCCACAGAGCGAAACGTTGTCCCTGAAACTTACCCTTGCAACTGTCCTGATTTGCCTTTCATCCGGGCTCCTATTCGCCCAAAATGTCAAGCAAGCACAGTTTCTGAGCACCAATAGCCCCGGAACAACTTCCATTGCGGCATTCAAGGGTTTTGCCGGACAGCCCATCGTCACGCCCTCGACGACCGGCCAGTCCGGTGTTGCCTTCGCGCCAAGTTTCGTCCGGATTATTCGTCAACTGACCATTCAGATTCCCTCCGGAAGCGAGACTCCCGGACTTGTGCCGCTCGAATTCGCCTTGGGACAGAACTTTCCCAATCCCTTCAATCCAACGACGGTCATCCCGTTCACGCTCGACAAAAGCAGCGGAGCGACTCTGGTGATCTACAATCT
Encoded proteins:
- a CDS encoding T9SS type A sorting domain-containing protein — translated: MKKLCAVCMMLAVVISVAFAGKSDVKETPVLKQAEVVDLEKALMLYEEGLDMTEAEKAAVIDYLGLDREAGGDGAIDAVGGPDAYGYTWLDNQAPDTATFAWQEISGTGTLLAAASNADGGTNPVAFSFNFPFYGSGYTGANVTTDGLIQFTVAATAFSNTCALPSAARGPAVMAFWEDLDSRRGGTGAFGTVSDSGGVYFQDFGTHVIVQWDSVGRFSPSFMHVYTFQAILYPDGKIKLQYLDLNRYGTSTTEPSPTVAIQGVGAGNALTYYCSTTANIAGNLTGRAVWFLPPLVAPSGRCCYLDGGVGACAELTGDECALLGGQWGGANTTCTANPCPTGRCCYVANGADQCATNIQLECNALGGVWTAGQNCVDNPCPTGRCCYNNGNDCAQVTQLLCTTLGGTWSATATCAANPCPLTVPGGSDCASAVAVGIGANYAGTTTGGVDNDPGFQCALGSTDPYEGSNTAPDKWYSIVGDGTTITVSLCNPGTSYDTQIAVFCGECSALNCVAGNDDATCSFSGLRSTARFCSNAGSVYYVVVDGWGSGNGNYELSIVSDGVPCTGAINCSPLGRCCYTDPTGAPACADVTAAECELLGGDFDASTTCADGGPCGGSCCYVLQGEGFCGDEAVCIDNALESECAALGGTWTAGGNCVDNTCPDPNPCTCYCSTFPNSHGILALDNTTYPIADVTVNSFTINVPIEYQITDLNVSIDAVHTFDGDVEIRLMSPLGTEIILSDNRGGGGDNWTCTEFDDEAANAVASGSAPFTGSWIPDNALSAFDGQNAVGNWTITFDDQVGGDFGYVIGVCLKFEYDEILPVAFGSFDAVAGNGLVTLNWNTLSESNVASFEVLRDGGKVADVTAENSATGATYSYVDNGLTNGVTYDYTLVSVDVNGDRATLATLSATPSASAVITEYALHQNYPNPFNPTTNIAFDMVEAGKVSISVFNVMGQKVAEIVNGNMEAGRHVVSFDATGLSSGLYLYKMEANGFTAQSKMVLMK
- a CDS encoding T9SS type A sorting domain-containing protein, whose translation is MSLKLTLATVLICLSSGLLFAQNVKQAQFLSTNSPGTTSIAAFKGFAGQPIVTPSTTGQSGVAFAPSFVRIIRQLTIQIPSGSETPGLVPLEFALGQNFPNPFNPTTVIPFTLDKSSGATLVIYNLLGQQVRTFDLSQLTAGEYELTWDGKNSHGMSVPSGQYFARLSHESRVQVRKLTLIK